The Methanobrevibacter oralis genome includes a region encoding these proteins:
- a CDS encoding Ig-like domain repeat protein, with product MSFKNKKINLVFFALICFTILLSFSFACATEDNVTCDTLSVDMNNSVNEMSYISIDDSQNSNSFYSSIDDIDTAKCICVDEKETKNLIAAPYSTSDSIEKTQNNLRSPTTPFVIESNGHSFATLSDALTNCSDGDTITIKEGTYSGAGNIGVEINKNVVISAASGCNVVFDARGVDSNILTIAANNKVALVNLAFTGVKNTNTRFGAVVSHGNLSVKGCTFKFNTVLVKGAGGTNGAAAIFSDGIGLSISDSSFVNNTASPVNITTHINTGGVAAVASWASSGVSIANCSFINNTARYGSAVEFEGLNQKAAAVVDCSFINNTGYIGAGININDACVYVNITGSTFVSNKVKGPQGAPTTGAMGGAICAGNIPVTVEVSKCIFEKNKDDGSAGSSGGAIRLANNVSGIIRNCSFVANSGRYGSAISIGTMYNDTASLIVDNCIFEGNTAATAGTVEIGKGISAVINDSIFRGNVAGVEDSRNIYKGGSESVEISNTRFDTVISFASDVSDDIVYGNVKTVRVYVDDGTGNLNGDKSVVLSYDGIDLDPASVVVLNDGKMGVDINLPILDVGEHRLAVVSLNSNGNTSAIENVKSSFNVIKADVNIGINEDSVIYPNEGNIKITSNVDGYYTVIINEVESIVKLINGSANLKVPILNVDIYDVIVAFDGNDNYNAKSITFTGAYVVTKSNVTLNILVSDIHVGDEEVIVVNVPNDATGTINITVNNAQYNNIEIVNGKVSLLLNDLSSGKYDIKAIYNGNDNYLPSNVTNTTFMVYKNNITFEIEDKLINHGETATYEIILSSDVTGNITIKIGNKTFNGTLTGGKTTIDVTGFSVGNYTVVAIYSGDDKYNSANSNTAKLNIAKYDMELDVSIKDGVYGDNATVTVSVTDDATGNITIKINNKSIIKGIVNGKVVFNISKLAAGSYDVYVTYSGDVKYNIANASDILTISKATANINIDNKEINIGDKVNYEITVQNTYTGDVTISIGDISRTINVENGIAIIELDTSNLVADKYLVKITYANDKNYTNAENAALLKVNKLPSEINVFANSISVGDNAEIIVTISDEATGNVVIKLGDFTYLVEIIDSKAKLNINDLAEGTYSVIAKYLGDNKFLASDEASTIFTVSKLSSYLMNASSNDIIEGQNANVIVNLPSDTKGDVKITVNNREYTGTINNGIVRFEISDLTMGSYDVAISYDGDNKYAPISNTTKINVEPRKNISINVNDTTIPITGGNLTAILVDENNNPIQNLNVSVIVDNANKEFETDSNGKITIPLNDLTEGNHRISIKFNGNEAYNSVNTTVKVTVNRLNVKLITEDLFMNYGDGSKFKVRLIDLDGNPIKGETITLALNGGIYTNITNDEGYIEFTVKDKAGIYAAVSSYGGSEIYNPVSNESKIDIKVPIKLTENKDITMYYNDGTVYKVRLIGEYDKALYGQIVKITINGVIYKVKTDNKGYAKLKVNLVPKTYRVTSEYQGIKVFNKLVVKQVLSASSKTVKKGKSFKYTAKLIDKKKKPVSGKIISFKFKGKTYKAKTNSKGIASVTLKSKSLGKSTIVVKYIKDSIKKTIKTKK from the coding sequence ATGTCTTTTAAAAATAAAAAGATTAATCTTGTATTTTTTGCACTGATTTGTTTTACAATATTACTATCATTTTCTTTTGCTTGTGCAACAGAAGATAATGTAACATGTGATACTCTCAGTGTAGATATGAATAATTCAGTAAATGAAATGTCTTATATTTCAATTGATGATTCACAAAACTCTAATAGTTTTTATTCATCTATTGATGATATTGATACTGCAAAATGTATATGTGTGGATGAAAAAGAAACAAAAAATCTTATTGCTGCTCCTTATAGTACATCAGATTCTATTGAGAAAACCCAAAATAATTTAAGATCACCAACAACTCCCTTTGTTATTGAATCTAATGGTCATAGTTTTGCTACTTTAAGTGATGCTTTGACTAATTGTAGCGATGGTGATACTATTACTATAAAAGAAGGTACTTATAGTGGTGCTGGTAATATTGGTGTTGAGATTAATAAGAATGTTGTTATTTCTGCTGCTAGTGGTTGTAATGTTGTTTTTGATGCTAGGGGTGTTGATAGTAATATTTTAACTATTGCTGCGAATAATAAGGTTGCTCTTGTTAATTTAGCTTTTACTGGTGTTAAGAATACTAATACTCGCTTTGGTGCTGTTGTTAGTCATGGTAATTTAAGTGTTAAAGGTTGTACTTTTAAATTTAATACTGTTCTTGTAAAAGGTGCTGGTGGTACTAATGGTGCTGCTGCTATATTTAGTGATGGTATTGGTTTAAGTATTAGTGATTCTAGTTTTGTTAATAACACTGCTTCTCCTGTTAATATTACTACTCATATTAATACTGGTGGTGTTGCTGCTGTTGCTTCTTGGGCTTCTAGTGGTGTAAGTATTGCTAATTGTAGTTTTATTAATAATACTGCTCGTTATGGTTCTGCTGTTGAGTTTGAAGGATTGAATCAGAAAGCTGCTGCTGTTGTTGATTGTAGTTTTATTAATAATACCGGCTATATTGGGGCGGGTATTAATATAAATGATGCTTGTGTTTATGTGAATATTACTGGTTCTACTTTTGTTTCTAATAAGGTTAAAGGTCCTCAAGGCGCTCCTACTACTGGTGCTATGGGTGGTGCTATTTGTGCTGGAAATATTCCAGTTACCGTTGAAGTTTCTAAGTGTATATTCGAGAAAAACAAGGATGATGGTTCTGCTGGTTCTTCAGGTGGTGCAATTCGTTTAGCTAATAACGTTTCTGGTATTATTAGAAATTGTAGTTTTGTTGCTAATAGTGGTAGGTATGGTTCTGCTATTAGTATTGGCACTATGTATAATGATACTGCTTCTTTAATTGTTGATAATTGTATTTTTGAGGGTAATACTGCTGCTACTGCTGGTACTGTTGAAATTGGTAAAGGAATTTCTGCTGTAATTAATGATTCTATATTTAGAGGTAATGTTGCTGGTGTTGAAGATAGTAGGAATATTTATAAAGGAGGTTCTGAGAGTGTTGAGATTTCTAATACTCGATTTGATACTGTTATAAGTTTTGCTAGTGATGTTAGTGATGATATTGTTTACGGTAATGTTAAAACTGTTAGAGTTTATGTTGATGACGGTACAGGCAATCTTAATGGTGATAAGAGTGTTGTTTTAAGTTATGATGGTATTGATTTGGATCCTGCATCTGTTGTGGTTCTTAACGATGGTAAAATGGGTGTTGATATTAATTTACCTATCCTTGATGTTGGTGAACATAGACTTGCAGTTGTTAGTTTAAATTCTAATGGAAATACCTCCGCTATTGAAAATGTTAAAAGTTCTTTTAATGTAATTAAAGCAGATGTTAACATAGGAATTAACGAAGATTCTGTAATTTACCCTAATGAAGGTAATATTAAAATTACTTCTAATGTTGATGGTTATTACACAGTCATTATTAATGAAGTGGAAAGTATTGTTAAACTCATTAATGGTTCTGCTAATCTTAAAGTTCCTATTTTAAATGTTGATATTTATGATGTAATTGTTGCTTTTGATGGAAATGATAATTATAATGCTAAAAGTATAACTTTTACTGGAGCTTATGTAGTTACTAAATCAAATGTAACATTAAATATCTTAGTTTCTGATATTCATGTAGGTGATGAAGAAGTAATTGTAGTTAATGTTCCAAATGATGCAACTGGAACTATAAATATCACAGTTAATAATGCTCAATATAATAATATTGAAATTGTAAATGGTAAAGTTAGTTTGCTTTTAAATGATTTATCTAGTGGTAAATATGATATCAAAGCTATTTATAATGGTAATGATAACTATTTACCAAGTAATGTAACTAATACTACATTCATGGTTTATAAAAATAATATTACTTTTGAAATTGAAGATAAATTAATTAATCATGGCGAAACTGCAACATATGAAATTATATTATCTAGTGATGTAACTGGCAATATAACTATTAAAATAGGAAATAAAACATTTAATGGAACACTTACAGGAGGTAAAACAACTATTGATGTAACCGGGTTCTCTGTTGGTAATTATACTGTTGTTGCAATTTATTCTGGAGATGATAAATATAATTCTGCAAATTCAAATACTGCTAAATTAAACATAGCAAAATATGATATGGAGTTAGATGTTTCAATTAAAGATGGAGTATATGGGGACAATGCTACTGTAACAGTTAGTGTTACTGATGATGCTACTGGTAATATAACCATTAAAATTAACAACAAATCTATTATAAAAGGAATTGTTAATGGTAAAGTTGTCTTTAATATATCTAAGTTAGCTGCAGGGTCATATGATGTATATGTAACATATAGTGGTGATGTTAAATACAATATTGCTAATGCTAGTGATATTTTAACTATTTCAAAAGCTACTGCTAATATTAATATCGACAATAAAGAAATTAACATTGGTGATAAAGTTAATTATGAAATAACAGTTCAAAATACTTACACTGGTGATGTAACAATTTCTATTGGAGATATTTCCAGAACAATAAATGTTGAAAATGGTATTGCTATAATTGAATTAGATACTTCAAATCTTGTTGCTGATAAATATCTTGTTAAAATTACTTATGCAAATGATAAAAATTACACTAATGCAGAAAACGCTGCTTTACTTAAAGTTAATAAATTACCTTCTGAAATTAATGTTTTTGCTAATTCAATTAGTGTAGGTGATAATGCTGAAATTATTGTAACTATTTCCGATGAGGCTACAGGTAATGTAGTAATTAAATTAGGAGATTTTACATATTTAGTTGAGATTATTGATTCTAAAGCTAAACTTAATATTAATGATTTAGCTGAAGGAACATACAGTGTAATTGCAAAATATTTAGGAGATAATAAATTCTTAGCAAGTGATGAAGCTTCAACTATATTTACTGTATCTAAATTATCTTCATATTTAATGAATGCAAGTTCAAATGATATTATTGAAGGACAAAATGCCAATGTAATTGTAAATCTTCCAAGTGATACAAAAGGCGATGTAAAAATCACAGTTAATAATCGTGAGTATACTGGCACTATTAATAATGGTATTGTAAGATTTGAAATTTCAGATTTGACTATGGGAAGTTATGATGTTGCTATTAGTTATGATGGTGATAATAAATATGCTCCAATCTCAAATACAACTAAAATTAATGTTGAACCTCGTAAGAATATTAGTATTAATGTTAATGACACTACAATTCCTATTACTGGAGGTAATCTAACTGCTATTCTAGTTGATGAGAATAACAATCCAATTCAAAATCTTAATGTTAGTGTAATTGTTGATAATGCCAATAAAGAATTTGAAACTGATTCAAATGGTAAAATTACCATTCCATTAAATGATTTAACAGAAGGTAACCACAGAATTTCTATTAAATTTAATGGTAATGAAGCATATAACTCAGTTAATACTACTGTTAAAGTTACAGTAAACCGTCTTAATGTTAAATTAATAACTGAAGATTTATTCATGAATTATGGTGATGGATCTAAATTTAAAGTTAGATTAATTGATTTAGATGGTAATCCTATTAAAGGTGAAACAATTACTTTAGCTCTTAATGGTGGTATTTACACTAATATTACTAATGATGAAGGTTATATAGAATTCACTGTTAAAGATAAAGCAGGAATATATGCTGCAGTTTCTTCATATGGTGGAAGTGAAATATATAACCCAGTTTCTAATGAGAGTAAAATTGATATTAAAGTTCCTATTAAATTAACAGAAAATAAAGATATTACAATGTACTATAATGATGGTACTGTATATAAAGTTCGCTTAATTGGCGAATATGATAAAGCTCTTTATGGTCAAATTGTTAAAATTACAATTAATGGTGTAATTTATAAAGTCAAAACTGACAATAAAGGTTATGCTAAATTGAAAGTTAACCTTGTTCCAAAAACATATAGAGTTACTAGTGAATATCAAGGAATTAAAGTATTTAATAAACTCGTTGTAAAACAAGTTTTATCTGCTAGTTCCAAAACTGTTAAAAAAGGCAAATCCTTTAAATATACAGCTAAGTTAATTGATAAAAAGAAAAAACCAGTTTCTGGTAAAATAATCTCTTTCAAATTCAAAGGAAAAACATACAAAGCCAAAACCAATTCTAAAGGAATTGCTAGTGTTACTCTTAAGAGTAAAAGTTTAGGAAAATCAACTATTGTTGTCAAATACATTAAAGACAGCATTAAAAAAACAATTAAAACCAAAAAATAG